One Fervidobacterium gondwanense DSM 13020 genomic region harbors:
- a CDS encoding ABC transporter ATP-binding protein, with translation MAVLKVEDLKMHYKTKMGYVKAVDGISFELEAGESLGIVGESGCGKTSVSMTLLRILPENAKFMGGHVWFNDNGKMVDLVSLEEEQMRHYRWKGISMVFQAAMNSLNPVYRISDQIVEAILNHYPETPIDEARSKVAKLFELVTLDPKRMDQYPHQYSGGMKQRAVIALSLSCDPKVIIADEPTTALDVIVQDKILREMKKIQKELNMAMIYISHDIAVIAEVSDKIAVMYAGKFVEQADSTTVFKRPMHPYTFLLMNAFPSHVGEKKKLFTIPGEPPNLLNPPTGCRFAPRCPWATDKCRNEEPPYQEVEKGHYISCWHPLTEEVRKDAFRK, from the coding sequence ATGGCAGTGCTAAAAGTTGAAGATTTGAAGATGCATTACAAAACGAAAATGGGCTATGTCAAAGCCGTTGATGGTATATCTTTTGAACTGGAAGCCGGAGAGAGCCTCGGAATTGTTGGAGAGTCTGGTTGCGGTAAGACATCGGTTTCAATGACTCTTCTGAGAATACTTCCAGAGAATGCAAAATTCATGGGTGGACATGTGTGGTTTAACGATAATGGCAAGATGGTTGACCTTGTTAGCCTAGAAGAAGAGCAGATGAGACATTACAGATGGAAAGGCATCTCGATGGTCTTCCAAGCGGCTATGAACTCGCTGAACCCTGTTTACAGAATCAGCGACCAAATTGTTGAAGCGATACTGAACCACTATCCAGAAACTCCTATTGATGAAGCACGTTCAAAAGTTGCTAAACTCTTTGAACTCGTGACACTCGATCCAAAGAGGATGGACCAGTATCCTCACCAGTACAGCGGCGGTATGAAGCAGAGAGCAGTCATCGCTCTATCTCTCTCATGTGACCCGAAGGTCATAATAGCGGATGAGCCGACAACTGCTTTGGACGTTATAGTGCAAGATAAAATACTCAGAGAAATGAAAAAGATACAAAAAGAGCTCAACATGGCGATGATTTATATTTCGCACGATATCGCCGTTATCGCTGAAGTCAGCGACAAAATTGCTGTCATGTACGCTGGAAAATTCGTAGAACAAGCTGACTCGACAACCGTTTTCAAACGTCCGATGCACCCATACACATTCTTGCTCATGAACGCATTCCCAAGCCACGTTGGAGAAAAGAAAAAACTGTTCACGATTCCAGGTGAGCCACCTAACTTATTGAATCCACCTACCGGGTGCCGATTTGCGCCAAGATGTCCATGGGCAACAGACAAATGTAGAAACGAGGAGCCACCATACCAAGAGGTCGAAAAAGGACACTACATATCATGCTGGCATCCGCTTACAGAAGAGGTGAGAAAAGATGCGTTCAGAAAATAA
- a CDS encoding ABC transporter ATP-binding protein, which yields MRSENKNVLLEIKNLKKYFPAERALFSRAKHFVHAVDDVSFEILEGESIGLVGESGCGKTTTGRMVVRLENPTAGSIKVLGKPIEEYERMEYHGMVQMIFQDPYESLNPRMTIFDIIAEPLNIHNVGTLEEREDKVASLLQEVGLTPPDSFLWRYPHELSGGQRQRVAIARALVLNPKLIVADEPTSMLDVSVRTAVMDLMMELQQTHKMSYLYITHDLAVARYMVNRIAVMYLGKIVELAETEELLHNPMHPYTRALMDAVPVPDPEYKRNEPNIIGNISAPIDPPPICRFYDRCPFKEERCKTDPHPELKEVSPGHYVACYPVQEGKLK from the coding sequence ATGCGTTCAGAAAATAAAAATGTACTTCTTGAGATAAAGAATCTGAAAAAATACTTCCCGGCAGAGAGAGCATTATTCTCGAGGGCAAAACATTTTGTACATGCTGTTGATGATGTATCATTTGAAATACTCGAAGGAGAGTCTATAGGTCTTGTTGGGGAGTCTGGTTGTGGAAAAACTACGACTGGAAGAATGGTTGTCAGACTTGAAAATCCGACAGCCGGGAGCATCAAAGTGCTTGGAAAACCAATAGAAGAGTACGAAAGAATGGAATACCACGGCATGGTACAGATGATATTCCAAGACCCGTACGAATCACTAAACCCGAGGATGACGATATTTGACATAATCGCAGAACCTTTAAACATACACAACGTTGGTACGCTCGAAGAAAGGGAAGACAAAGTAGCGAGTTTGCTTCAGGAAGTAGGACTCACCCCACCTGACAGTTTCCTGTGGAGATATCCGCACGAATTATCAGGTGGACAGAGGCAGAGGGTTGCTATCGCAAGGGCACTCGTTCTGAACCCGAAACTAATAGTCGCAGACGAACCGACATCGATGTTGGACGTCTCAGTCAGGACTGCTGTTATGGACTTGATGATGGAACTCCAACAGACGCACAAAATGAGCTATTTGTACATTACGCATGATTTGGCGGTTGCAAGGTACATGGTTAACAGAATAGCAGTTATGTACCTTGGAAAAATTGTCGAACTTGCAGAAACAGAAGAACTACTCCACAACCCGATGCACCCATACACAAGAGCGCTTATGGATGCAGTTCCAGTACCTGATCCAGAGTACAAGAGGAACGAACCGAACATCATAGGCAACATCAGCGCACCAATTGACCCACCCCCAATATGCAGATTCTACGACAGATGCCCATTCAAAGAAGAGAGGTGCAAAACAGACCCGCATCCTGAACTCAAAGAAGTTTCTCCCGGACACTATGTGGCTTGTTATCCAGTGCAGGAAGGGAAATTGAAATAA